One Camelina sativa cultivar DH55 chromosome 3, Cs, whole genome shotgun sequence genomic window carries:
- the LOC104763725 gene encoding uncharacterized protein At1g05835-like, with product MSKPLKFLLWSSLALLLLQIGSGLKCESKSSEPTVKQTQVKGRQGIKFRVEVMNKCPMCPVINLRLKCQGFPQSLVDPTLLRVLSSSTGNCVVNDGLPLSPMQTLSFNYSNSHQFALRPLSWSFQCE from the exons ATGTCAAAACCTCTCAAGTTTCTTCTTTGGTCATCTCTTGCTTTGTTGCTTCTTCAGATAG GTTCTGGGCTAAAATGTGAGAGCAAAAGCAGCGAACCAACGGTGAAGCAGACGCAGGTGAAGGGGAGACAAGGAATCAAGTTCAGAGTTGAGGTAATGAACAAATGTCCAATGTGCCCAGTCATCAACCTTCGTCTGAAATGTCAAGGATTTCCTCAGTCGCTTGTGGACCCCACACTCCTCCGTGTTCTCTCCTCTTCCACCGGAAACTGCGTAGTTAACGACGGCTTGCCCTTGAGTCCAATGCAAACTCTCTCTTTCAACTACTCCAACTCACACCAGTTTGCTCTGCGTCCTCTTTCATGGTCATTTCAGTGCGAGTAA
- the LOC104763718 gene encoding aspartic proteinase-like protein 2 — translation MTSSIVSLFPICARFTLVIWFLTGLVSVSCNPGVFNVKYRYPRLQGSLSALKEHDDRRQLTILAGIDLPLGGTGRPDIPGLYYAKIGIGTPAKSYYVQVDTGSDIMWVNCIQCKQCPTRSSLGIELTLYNIDESNSGKLVSCDDDFCYQISGGPLSGCKANMSCPYLEIYGDGSSTAGYFVKDVVQYDSVAGDLKTKTANGSVIFGCGARQSGDLDSSNEEALDGILGFGKANSSMISQLASSGRVKKIFAHCLDGRNGGGIFAIGRVVQPKVNMTPLVPNQPHYNVNMTAVQVGQEFLNIPADLFQPGDRKGAIIDSGTTLAYLPEIIYEPLVKMITSQEPALKVHIVDKDYKCFQYSGRVDEGFPNVTFHFENSVFLRVYPHDYLFPYEGMWCIGWQNSAMQSRDRRNMTLLGDLVLSNKLVLYDLENQLIGWTEYNCSSSIKVKDEGTGTVHLVGSHFISSALPLNTSLLLMSLLLLMTLFLL, via the exons ATGACCTCATCAATCGTCTCGTTGTTCCCAATCTGCGCAAGATTCACGCTAGTGATTTGGTTTCTCACTGGGCTCGTGTCCGTGTCTTGTAATCCGGGAGTGTTCAATGTTAAGTATCGTTATCCAAGGCTACAAGGCTCCCTGAGCGCCTTAAAGGAACACGATGACCGTCGCCAGCTCACAATTCTCGCTGGAATCGATCTACCCCTTGGTGGAACTGGTCGCCCTGATATCCCCGG GCTTTATTATGCAAAGATTGGAATTGGAACACCTGCAAAGAGCTATTATGTTCAAGTTGATACAGGCAGTGATATCATGTGGGTTAACTGTATCCAGTGCAAACAATGTCCTACACGAAGCTCTCTCGGT ATTGAGCTGACGCTGTACAACATAGACGAATCAAACAGTGGGAAGTTGGTctcttgtgatgatgatttttgCTACCAGATAAGTGGTGGTCCTCTCTCAGGCTGCAAAGCTAATATGTCTTGTCCTTATCTTGAGATATATGGAGATGGTAGCTCTACTGCAGGTTATTTTGTCAAAGATGTTGTGCAATATGACAGTGTTGCTGGTGATCTCAAGACAAAAACTGCTAACGGGAGTGTCATATTTGG GTGTGGAGCTAGGCAGTCAGGAGATCTAGACTCGTCTAATGAAGAAGCACTTGATGGAATACTTGGATTCGGGAAAGCTAACTCCTCCATGATTTCCCAGCTGGCCTCATCAGGGAGAGTGAAAAAGATATTTGCTCATTGCTTAGATGGAAGAAATGGAGGTGGTATTTTTGCTATCGGACGTGTTGTACAACCAAAAGTAAACATGACACCATTGGTACCCAATCA ACCACATTACAATGTCAATATGACAGCAGTTCAAGTTGGTCAGGAGTTTCTTAATATTCCAGCTGATTTATTTCAACCGGGAGATAGAAAAGGAGCAATAATTGACAGTGGTACGACCTTGGCCTATCTTCCAGAGATAATCTATGAGCCACTGGTGAAGATG ATAACCTCGCAGGAGCCTGCTCTGAAAGTTCACATAGTGGATAAAGATTATAAATGCTTTCAGTACTCTGGAAG AGTTGATGAGGGGTTTCCAAATGTCACTTTCCATTTCGAGAACTCGGTTTTCCTCAGGGTTTATCCTCATGACTACCTGTTCCCTTAT GAAGGAATGTGGTGCATTGGTTGGCAAAATAGCGCAATGCAATCCAGAGATAGGAGAAACATGACACTTTTGGGAG ATTTGGTGCTTTCAAACAAGCTTGTTCTCTACGATCTCGAAAATCAGCTCATTGGATGGACTGAATACAACT GCTCATCAAGCATAAAAGTAAAGGATGAAGGAACAGGAACAGTTCATTTAGTAGGCTCACATTTTATCTCTTCTGCACTGCCTTTAAATACCTCTTTGCTTTTAATGTCCTTACTTCTCCTTATGACTCTTTTCCTTCTTTAG